In a single window of the Dreissena polymorpha isolate Duluth1 chromosome 3, UMN_Dpol_1.0, whole genome shotgun sequence genome:
- the LOC127872627 gene encoding neurotrypsin-like encodes MSTQYRQRYFCRRWFLRASANTEGKAEFQESSKSAYRVTHFRVAYSIDCITFANVTDRHGVEKEYYGNKDSNKTTTVMFDPVFNARCVRIVPTNRIGENIAMRFELLGCNPDHCSGSITPSSTECPDHNLRKFVFDKEKIITSMRITLSGPATEQTPTFNVAFARACNFEMAQFLKENNELKIPNGESSLVLEGPGFPIRSQCIAVFTRFETGNAHADGLPRARNHLVVMETDGYQVTFEGCKHIDSCGKTYIVKNDARKRIVGGSSLLQGEWPWLVSLQQLSADMEAMGHGCGATLISPQWLLTAAHCFEAFECSDDKWLYDIALLKLSRPAHLSEYVNTICMDTNYTAPDHSHCVTAGWGDLVQGSNESVEIPHHASVQIVPSSVCADLHHEPEDTPLTVSNICAAGEGRDSCQGDSGGPLACFHDGHWVQVGVVSSGEGCANPLYPGFYTRVNHFYDWIEDVIESN; translated from the exons ATGAGTACACAGTACAGACAACGATATTTTTGCCGTCGCTGGTTTTTAAGGGCGAGCGCAAACACAGAGGGCAAG GCAGAATTTCAAGAGAGTTCGAAGTCGGCGTACCGGGTTACGCACTTCCGGGTGGCGTACAGCATCGACTGCATCACCTTCGCCAATGTCACTGACAGGCACGGCGTTGAAAAG GAATATTACGGAAATAAGGACTCTAATAAGACGACGACGGTGATGTTCGATCCCGTGTTCAACGCTAGATGCGTACGCATCGTGCCAACAAATCGTATCGGAGAGAACATTGCCATGAGGTTTGAACTGCTCGGCTGCA ATCCCGACCATTGCTCGGGCTCCATCACACCAAGCTCCACAGAGTGCCCCGATCACAATCTCCGGAAGTTCGTTTTTGACAAGGAGAAGATCATCACGTCGATGCGGATCACCCTGTCAGGTCCGGCTACCGAGCAGACGCCCACGTTTAACGTCGCCTTTGCCAGGGCATGCAACTTCGAAATGGCTCAGTTCTTGAAGGAGAACAACGAGCTGAAG ATCCCGAACGGTGAAAGCTCGCTAGTGTTAGAGGGACCGGGGTTCCCTATCCGCTCCCAGTGTATTGCCGTGTTCACCCGCTTTGAGACCGGAAACGCCCACGCGGATGGCCTGCCGAGGGCGAGGAATCACTTGGTAGTCATGGAAACAGACGGGTATCAAGTGACATTCGAAGGCTGCA AACATATCGACTCGTGTGGCAAAACCTACATTGTGAAAAACGACGCAAGGAAGCGAATTGTAGGCGGCTCGTCGTTACTTCAAGGAGAGTGGCCATGGCTGGTGTCACTTCAACAATTATCGGCTGATATGGAGGCTATGGGGCATGGGTGTGGAGCGACACTTATCTCCCCGCAGTGGCTACTGACCGCTGCGCACTGTTTCGA GGCGTTTG AGTGTTCGGACGATAAATGGCTCTATGATATCGCCCTACTAAAGTTGAGCAGGCCTGCTCACCTGTCCGAGTACGTGAACACCATTTGTATGGACACCAATTACACTGCGCCCGATCACAGCCACTGCGTCACTGCGGGATGGGGAGACTTAGTGCAAG GTTCGAATGAAAGCGTGGAAATACCGCACCATGCGAGTGTTCAGATCGTGCCCAGTTCCGTCTGCGCCGATCTCCACCATGAACCGGAAGACACACCCCTCACCGTCTCTAATATTTGCGCCGCTGGTGAAGGCAGGGATTCTTGTCAG GGCGACTCGGGCGGTCCGCTAGCGTGCTTCCATGACGGCCACTGGGTCCAGGTGGGCGTGGTCAGTTCAGGCGAAGGTTGCGCCAACCCACTGTACCCCGGGTTCTACACGCGTGTTAATCACTTCTACGACTGGATCGAGGATGTCATTGAGTCCAACTGA